The DNA window ACCTTTAACTCCGACTGATAGCCATCTGTGCTTACACACAGATTACAGCATACCATATTCTTGAAGCCAATAAAGATTTTGAACTTCTCGGGACTTTTCTTGGAGTAGAGGTTCATGTGGTTGTATGCTCTTACACCACCTATCGTGAGATTGAGCCTGTTGCCTCTTATATCCTCGCAGATTGAGGGTATTTCAAAGCAGAACATCATCCTCTCCCAGTATATGGTCTTATCCTCATCAAGAAGATCCTTGACATTCTTGTGGATTGCCTCGGGTGTTCTGCCCTTGATAACATGGCTTACTCTGATAGATGGTTTTTCTATGCTTTCTCTTGGAAAAACTTTTGAAGCTGCACTCCACACTGCCTCTATGAAAGCAGGGTGGGATATGGTAATTTCATTGTCCTTTGAGAACACAGGCACAACACATTCATCTTTTAGATGATTTATTGTAACCTCTTTTGTGTTGGCTTCTATGAAAGGAAGCCTTTTGGAGAATTGAGGAGTGACAATATCCTCAATAACCTCCACAGCTTCAACCTCTATGGGTGGTCTGAAGCTGTCATTCAGCCTGCTTGGAAAGGTATTGAACCTACTGACAGGCTGTAGCTGCAAAGTTGATAATGCGGTCTGCATGGTTTATTCTTGTGAAGTTGGGTTGATAACTGATAGGATGAGTTTCAGACTTGGACTGTAGAAGCTCAGTCTTTCTTTTAGTGAAGTCAGCCAATAACTGCTGATTCCATTCGGGATATTGCTGATAGACTGAGGTCAGTTGCTCGATTGTTTCAGCCTTGGAGATTTCGGCCTTTATCATCTCCAATGTGACACCATC is part of the Duncaniella dubosii genome and encodes:
- a CDS encoding DUF3871 family protein; amino-acid sequence: MQTALSTLQLQPVSRFNTFPSRLNDSFRPPIEVEAVEVIEDIVTPQFSKRLPFIEANTKEVTINHLKDECVVPVFSKDNEITISHPAFIEAVWSAASKVFPRESIEKPSIRVSHVIKGRTPEAIHKNVKDLLDEDKTIYWERMMFCFEIPSICEDIRGNRLNLTIGGVRAYNHMNLYSKKSPEKFKIFIGFKNMVCCNLCVSTDGYQSELKVMDVRSLFNSAVALFQDYNMAKHLYEMGGLQESYMTEHQFAQFLGKSRLYGFLPKSEQKKLPQMLMTDTQIGMIARAYYNDESFSVPQGSKEINMWNVYNLLTGANKSSYIDNFLDRSLNATQLAEGLNKALYEDSEYSWFIK